A single Mobula hypostoma chromosome 26, sMobHyp1.1, whole genome shotgun sequence DNA region contains:
- the airim gene encoding AFG2-interacting ribosome maturation factor: MKLMAQKPALLAVHQALEKCFQVIEKQQSLWDSTLVECTPLLSSLSNLAEQLQACNKVDFRNTPFREFPDLKHRLKYKLTQAVEINLEKLGEKMNVLQRVCDTTSNHVSTCFQMYELHADTIGLAAVLERSSLDPSVADMLEWLQDIERFYKNQLLAKKILLQNINYDKLPNIQALPQSWNKTEEQMDQDLVRDTLLKVAFFMESRQGS; this comes from the exons ATGAAACTAATGGCTCAGAAACCAGCATTGCTGGCTGTTCATCAGGCCTTGGAGAAATGCTTCCAGGTCATTGAGAAGCAACAAAGTTTGTGGGACAGTACACTGGTGGAATGCACTCCACTCCTAAGCTCGTTGAGTAACCTGGCCGAGCAACTCCAGGCATGCAACAAGGTTGACTTTAGGAATACTCCCTTTCGAGAATTTCCTGATCTGAAACACCGGCTGAAATACAAACTTACCCAAGCAGTGGAAATCAACTTGGAAAAACTTGGAGAGAAAAT GAATGTTCTGCAAAGAGTGTGTGACACAACGAGTAACCACGTATCGACATGCTTCCAAATGTACGAGCTACATGCTGACACCATTGGTTTGGCTGCAGTCCTTGAGCGATCAAGTCTTGATCCTTCTGTGGCGGATATGCTGGAATGGCTTCAAGATATTGAGCGGTTTTACAAAAATCA GCTTCTTGCCAAGAAAATTTTACTTCAGAATATTAACTATGATAAACTACCAAATATTCAGGCTCTCCCGCAATCCTGGAACAAAACAGAAGAACAGATGGATCAAGATTTGGTGCGAG ATACTCTACTGAAGGTGGCATTCTTCATGGAATCTCGGCAAGGGTCCTAA